Proteins encoded together in one Flavobacteriales bacterium window:
- a CDS encoding tetratricopeptide repeat protein, which translates to MLGSTRSSLFLLLALGLFVTAQAQSGKAFFKEAEALRQAQQLSEAVEKYGLAIQVEPGMVRAYQARAEVYTLLDRTTDAAADLRKVHELEPGDAGHAARAARAYLDLGRPQEALDLCNKALATDPKSMEALQTKVRVSLALNDLDGAAAASDAALAQKGTTDTYYLHGLVRMAQRDYRTAETDLERVIEWNYLYEDAYVALAEVQLKLYEQYTGPTMQLRTLDKAVERTTTALELNPRSTAALFTRSKAFALQKEYAKAIDDISKVIANGRTDAEVYRQRARYYNGYGQQQNAVNDLNRVLQEQPKDVNALLLRAECKEANVDLEGAQRDLDLAAKALPEGINAEGVTAADIQERRKRVADALFELNREEDPPVITLVEPSRTGEVVQVSNALRQVKVTGHVRDRNLLKAIRVNGTEADFARDEKDPEFFTSIPLGPADERLTVEAEDVYGNIATVTLKVERTEDVAPELAVTSPDLGADRIITVAADREDLFIEGVASDASIIRSVTVDGIVASYVPDTNRTEFSIKLVIAGKDRFTVRAEDRFGNASDVVVQIQRKAAPAPRPVEPAVVADRPADKPVERPADKPAGGTAVSSGTTWVVYIENSEYRSFPALQGQGGDAAKMQKAFAKYNVQRTITKKNLSKQQLERFFSTELRDLVRSNKVNTVLVWYAGHGRTVGGKSYWIPVDAKKDDIYTFYNYGPLKNLIQNYSESVTNTLVVSDAAGSEASFYDLTR; encoded by the coding sequence ATGCTCGGAAGCACGCGTTCCTCCCTGTTCCTGCTGCTGGCCCTGGGCCTGTTCGTCACCGCCCAGGCCCAAAGCGGCAAGGCCTTCTTCAAGGAGGCCGAAGCCCTGCGCCAGGCCCAGCAGCTCAGCGAAGCGGTGGAGAAATACGGCCTGGCCATCCAGGTGGAGCCCGGCATGGTGAGGGCCTACCAGGCCCGCGCCGAGGTGTACACCCTGTTGGACCGCACCACCGACGCCGCCGCAGACCTGCGCAAAGTGCACGAACTGGAGCCCGGCGATGCCGGCCATGCCGCCCGGGCCGCCCGCGCCTACCTCGACCTCGGTCGCCCGCAGGAAGCCCTGGACCTGTGCAACAAGGCGCTGGCGACCGACCCCAAGAGCATGGAGGCCCTGCAGACCAAGGTGCGCGTGTCCCTGGCGCTGAACGACCTGGACGGCGCCGCTGCGGCCAGCGATGCCGCCCTGGCGCAGAAGGGCACCACCGACACCTACTACCTGCACGGCCTGGTGCGCATGGCCCAGCGCGACTACCGCACCGCGGAGACCGATCTGGAGCGCGTGATCGAGTGGAACTACCTGTACGAGGACGCCTACGTGGCGCTGGCCGAGGTGCAGCTGAAGTTGTACGAGCAGTACACCGGTCCCACCATGCAGCTGCGCACCCTGGACAAGGCCGTGGAGCGCACCACCACCGCCCTGGAGCTGAACCCGCGTAGCACCGCGGCCCTCTTCACCCGCAGCAAGGCCTTCGCCCTGCAGAAGGAGTACGCCAAGGCCATCGACGACATCAGCAAGGTGATCGCCAACGGCCGCACGGACGCCGAGGTGTACCGCCAGCGCGCCCGCTACTACAACGGCTATGGCCAGCAGCAGAACGCCGTGAACGACCTGAACCGCGTGCTGCAGGAGCAGCCCAAGGACGTGAACGCCCTGCTGCTGCGCGCCGAGTGCAAGGAGGCCAACGTGGACCTCGAGGGCGCGCAACGCGACCTGGACCTGGCCGCCAAGGCCCTGCCCGAGGGCATCAACGCGGAGGGGGTCACAGCAGCGGACATCCAGGAGCGTCGCAAGCGCGTGGCCGATGCGCTCTTCGAGTTGAACCGCGAGGAGGACCCGCCGGTGATCACCCTCGTGGAGCCCAGCCGCACCGGCGAGGTGGTGCAGGTGAGCAATGCCCTCCGGCAGGTGAAGGTGACCGGCCACGTGCGCGACCGCAACCTGCTGAAGGCCATCCGCGTGAACGGCACCGAGGCCGACTTCGCCCGGGATGAAAAGGATCCGGAGTTCTTCACCAGCATCCCGTTGGGCCCCGCCGACGAGCGGCTCACCGTGGAGGCCGAGGACGTGTACGGCAATATCGCCACGGTGACCCTGAAGGTGGAACGCACCGAAGATGTGGCGCCGGAGTTGGCGGTGACCTCTCCGGACCTCGGGGCCGATCGCATCATCACGGTGGCGGCCGACCGCGAGGACCTCTTCATCGAGGGCGTGGCCAGCGATGCGAGCATCATCCGCAGCGTGACGGTGGATGGCATCGTGGCCAGCTACGTGCCCGACACCAACCGCACGGAGTTCAGCATCAAGCTGGTGATCGCCGGCAAGGACCGGTTCACCGTGCGGGCCGAGGACCGCTTCGGCAACGCCAGCGATGTGGTGGTGCAGATCCAGCGCAAGGCGGCTCCCGCCCCGCGCCCCGTGGAGCCCGCCGTGGTGGCCGACCGACCTGCGGACAAGCCCGTCGAGCGCCCGGCCGACAAGCCCGCAGGGGGCACTGCGGTGTCCTCCGGCACCACCTGGGTGGTGTACATCGAGAACAGCGAGTACCGCAGCTTCCCCGCGCTGCAAGGCCAGGGCGGCGATGCGGCCAAGATGCAGAAGGCCTTCGCCAAGTACAACGTGCAGAGGACCATCACCAAGAAGAACCTCTCCAAGCAGCAGCTCGAGCGCTTCTTCAGCACCGAACTGCGCGACCTGGTGCGCAGCAACAAGGTGAACACCGTGCTGGTGTGGTACGCCGGGCACGGCCGCACCGTGGGCGGCAAGAGCTACTGGATCCCCGTGGACGCCAAGAAGGACGACATCTACACCTTCTACAACTACGGGCCGCTGAAGAACCTCATCCAGAACTACAGCGAGTCGGTGACCAACACCCTGGTGGTGAGCGATGCCGCCGGCTCGGAGGCCAGTTTCTACGACCTCACCCGATAG
- a CDS encoding DUF4835 family protein, with amino-acid sequence MRTIAPLLLRVARRFFGSSIVVLVPSAIPKPAAGFRPPAASRLPLALPLALPLVLLLLLLLPLTSPAQEFNCSVSVIAPQIQSTPKRIWQSMETAIRELMNTRRWTNRNFTQQERIEVNMLLTINEQEGLDRFKGTLQIIYARPVYGTDYNSPVIDLLDNDVAFNFLENTQIDFSPDRFTNNLASIMGFYAYFILGVDADTFSPMGGSEYYNVAQVVVNNAQNVSEPGWKAFEGTKNRYWLLDNQQQAVFRPFRQCLYDYHREGFDRMSTEMDAARKAVASSIESLRTVHQAKPASYNLQVFFNAKGNELVELFKPVPAQEKTKLFTTLQIVDPGNISRYQNMMKGS; translated from the coding sequence ATGCGAACGATCGCACCCCTTCTGCTCCGCGTCGCCCGGCGCTTCTTCGGCTCTTCGATCGTGGTCCTTGTTCCTTCCGCCATCCCGAAACCCGCCGCTGGCTTCCGACCGCCGGCCGCCAGCCGCCTGCCCCTAGCCCTGCCCCTAGCCCTGCCCCTGGTCCTGCTCCTGCTTCTGCTTCTGCCCCTGACCTCCCCCGCGCAGGAGTTCAACTGCTCGGTGAGCGTCATCGCGCCCCAGATCCAGAGCACGCCCAAGCGCATCTGGCAGAGCATGGAGACCGCCATCCGCGAACTGATGAACACGCGGCGCTGGACCAACCGCAACTTCACCCAGCAGGAGCGCATCGAGGTCAACATGCTCCTCACCATCAACGAGCAGGAGGGCCTGGACCGGTTCAAGGGCACGCTGCAGATCATCTACGCCCGGCCCGTGTACGGCACCGACTACAACAGCCCGGTGATCGACCTGCTGGACAACGACGTGGCCTTCAACTTCCTGGAGAACACCCAGATCGACTTCAGCCCCGACCGCTTCACCAACAACCTGGCGAGCATCATGGGCTTCTATGCCTACTTCATCCTGGGGGTGGACGCGGACACCTTCAGTCCGATGGGCGGCAGCGAGTATTACAACGTGGCACAGGTGGTCGTGAACAACGCGCAGAACGTTTCGGAGCCGGGCTGGAAGGCCTTCGAGGGCACCAAGAACCGCTATTGGCTCCTGGACAACCAGCAGCAGGCCGTGTTCCGGCCCTTCCGCCAATGCCTCTACGATTACCACCGCGAGGGCTTCGACCGCATGAGCACCGAGATGGATGCCGCGCGCAAGGCCGTGGCCTCCTCCATCGAGAGCCTGCGCACCGTGCACCAGGCCAAGCCCGCCAGCTACAACCTGCAGGTGTTCTTCAACGCCAAGGGCAACGAGCTGGTGGAACTGTTCAAGCCCGTGCCCGCCCAGGAGAAGACCAAGCTCTTCACCACGCTGCAGATCGTGGACCCCGGCAACATCAGCCGGTACCAGAACATGATGAAGGGGAGTTAG
- a CDS encoding DNA-directed RNA polymerase subunit omega — MTPKHQNAAKTTVTRDVDQLDQEIGNVYQTVVILGKRANQVAVGIKEELGAKLEEFASNGENLEEVYENREQIEVSKHYEKMPKPSAIAVQELVEGRLHFRHPEQGEVAPASANA; from the coding sequence ATGACCCCCAAGCACCAGAACGCCGCCAAGACCACCGTCACCCGCGACGTGGACCAGCTCGACCAGGAGATCGGCAACGTGTACCAGACCGTGGTGATCCTCGGCAAGCGTGCCAATCAGGTGGCCGTCGGCATCAAGGAGGAATTGGGCGCCAAGCTGGAGGAGTTCGCCAGCAACGGGGAGAACCTCGAGGAGGTGTATGAGAACCGCGAGCAGATCGAGGTGAGCAAGCACTACGAGAAGATGCCGAAGCCCTCGGCCATCGCCGTGCAGGAACTGGTCGAAGGCCGCCTCCACTTCCGCCATCCCGAGCAGGGCGAGGTGGCGCCGGCTTCCGCCAACGCCTAA
- the recN gene encoding DNA repair protein RecN, translated as MLHRLRITNYLLIDQLELELAPGLTIITGETGSGKSILIGALGLAMGERADAGLARDPRHRCVIELELDGAAPWINGWCLQAGVPVEHPLIIRRQLEPGGRSRAFVNDTPVRLEQLRDLGERLIHVHSQHHTLLLNDPRFQLGLVDQVAGHAKAVTAYRADHRAWRAVEEELARARAEEERARTELDYLAFQLDELDQAQLTDGEQEALEAELDRAEHAGELLTALQRTEQALTGEGGVVPGLSALRQHLAKAARHDAGLAALADRMHAAAIELGDIAGDADRLATTVRLDPAHAARLRERLDLLLRLQVKHRVKGSAELIALREDLRARHGRIGTLGERIGALEHQAAGMRQHVHETAQRLSAARREAMPQLAVEVVAALKKLGMPHARFAFEHHPTEPGPDGMDAVHARFSANKDRAPEPLEKVASGGELGRVMLALLERSAEGLGLGCLVFDEIDTGVSGEVADRVGELMAAMARRRQVIAITHLPQIASKADVHLLVHKDHEAETVTTHIRPVLADERVEVLARMLSGRKTTKAALENARELLKGR; from the coding sequence ATGCTGCACCGGCTCCGCATCACCAACTACCTGCTGATCGACCAGCTGGAACTGGAGCTGGCGCCTGGCCTCACCATCATCACCGGGGAGACGGGCAGTGGCAAGAGCATCCTGATCGGTGCGCTGGGACTGGCCATGGGCGAACGGGCGGATGCCGGCCTGGCGCGTGATCCCCGCCACCGCTGCGTGATCGAACTGGAGCTGGACGGTGCCGCGCCGTGGATCAACGGTTGGTGCCTGCAGGCCGGCGTACCCGTGGAACACCCGCTGATCATCCGCCGTCAGCTGGAACCGGGCGGTCGCAGCCGGGCCTTCGTGAACGACACGCCCGTGCGGCTGGAGCAGCTGCGCGACCTGGGCGAACGCCTCATCCACGTGCACAGCCAGCACCACACGCTGCTGCTCAACGATCCGCGCTTCCAGCTCGGCCTGGTGGATCAGGTCGCAGGGCATGCGAAGGCCGTCACCGCCTACCGCGCCGATCACCGCGCCTGGCGCGCCGTGGAGGAGGAGCTGGCCCGCGCCCGCGCCGAGGAGGAACGCGCCCGCACCGAACTGGACTACCTGGCCTTCCAGCTGGACGAACTGGACCAGGCGCAGCTGACCGACGGCGAACAGGAGGCCCTGGAGGCCGAACTGGACCGTGCCGAGCATGCCGGCGAGCTGCTCACCGCCCTGCAGCGCACCGAGCAGGCGCTCACCGGCGAGGGGGGCGTGGTGCCCGGCCTGTCCGCTCTGCGCCAGCACCTGGCCAAAGCCGCCCGGCACGATGCGGGGCTGGCCGCCCTGGCGGACCGCATGCACGCTGCGGCCATCGAACTGGGCGACATCGCCGGCGATGCGGATCGGCTGGCCACCACCGTGCGCCTGGACCCCGCCCACGCCGCCCGCCTGCGCGAACGGCTGGACCTGCTGCTGCGGCTGCAGGTGAAGCACCGCGTGAAGGGCAGCGCCGAATTGATCGCCCTGCGCGAGGACCTGCGCGCACGCCATGGCCGCATCGGCACCCTCGGGGAGCGCATCGGCGCCCTGGAACACCAGGCGGCGGGCATGCGCCAGCACGTGCACGAGACCGCCCAACGCCTCAGCGCCGCCCGCCGCGAGGCCATGCCCCAGCTGGCCGTGGAGGTGGTGGCCGCCCTGAAGAAGCTGGGCATGCCCCACGCCCGCTTCGCCTTCGAGCACCACCCCACGGAACCCGGCCCCGACGGCATGGACGCGGTGCACGCCCGCTTCAGCGCCAACAAGGACCGCGCGCCCGAGCCCTTGGAGAAGGTGGCCAGCGGCGGTGAACTGGGCCGCGTGATGCTCGCCCTCTTGGAGCGCAGCGCCGAAGGGCTCGGCCTGGGCTGCCTGGTCTTCGACGAGATCGACACCGGCGTGAGCGGCGAAGTGGCCGACCGCGTCGGTGAACTCATGGCCGCCATGGCCCGCCGCCGCCAGGTGATCGCCATCACCCACCTGCCGCAGATCGCCAGCAAGGCCGACGTGCACCTGCTGGTGCACAAGGACCACGAGGCCGAGACCGTCACCACCCACATCCGCCCGGTGCTCGCCGACGAACGTGTGGAGGTGCTGGCCCGCATGCTCAGTGGCCGCAAGACCACCAAGGCCGCCCTGGAGAACGCCAGGGAGCTGCTGAAGGGGAGGTGA
- a CDS encoding T9SS type A sorting domain-containing protein: MNRVVLVWAALCAAHTSDAQAPFALDTSFRSTIVKKNVNSILVMEDGKVIVSGKIYFPGDPPWDEKAGARLYPDGSRDMSFNTYAQMGGKLTRWSDRIYVQNGNGVRRLWLDGVRDTTFITISQGPYFNLGQGGDYYVYPDGRVLMSGLHGLEDTIRGYTGLHSLIWFSNTGYLDTTQHHRKCNNAIYTLAVEPGGQLLVSGIYSTYEGQPAPCILRLHPDGERDTTFNVPFVWGMATAITPLPGGRMLASGYFLPNVGNDTLQFVRLLPDGSLDSTFNNVLNAPRDLFGAYGGLWHTVLPDDRLVLHGNFSSVDGEPRSGIALLDSNGHLSNDAFTGDGCGIYDDGFYPLHATAGMVPDQNGNWYIYGAYIGCDDGTTNDPQQRFVSRLYGLDVGVWEREEPLQVELFPNPAHTSTTVRWARPGSYQLRLLDVTGREVYRSAHQGTEAVLDLAGLPAGPYVIQITDQTHRRWSRTLIVEP, translated from the coding sequence ATGAACCGCGTCGTTCTCGTGTGGGCCGCGCTTTGCGCGGCCCACACGAGCGATGCCCAAGCGCCCTTTGCCTTGGATACATCGTTCCGCTCTACGATCGTCAAGAAGAATGTGAACTCCATCCTGGTCATGGAGGATGGCAAAGTCATTGTCTCCGGTAAGATCTACTTCCCTGGCGATCCACCGTGGGACGAAAAAGCAGGTGCTCGTCTGTATCCGGATGGGTCACGCGACATGAGCTTCAATACGTACGCACAAATGGGCGGAAAACTCACCCGGTGGAGTGATAGGATCTACGTTCAGAACGGGAATGGCGTTCGGCGTTTGTGGTTGGATGGGGTCCGGGACACTACGTTCATAACGATCAGCCAAGGACCCTATTTCAACCTTGGTCAAGGTGGCGACTACTACGTGTACCCGGATGGTCGTGTGCTCATGTCCGGCCTCCATGGCTTGGAGGATACCATCCGTGGCTACACCGGCCTGCACAGCCTCATCTGGTTCAGCAACACCGGCTACCTCGACACCACGCAGCACCACCGTAAGTGCAACAACGCCATCTACACCCTGGCCGTGGAGCCCGGTGGCCAGCTGCTTGTAAGCGGCATCTACAGCACCTACGAGGGCCAACCAGCGCCCTGCATCCTGCGCCTGCACCCCGATGGCGAGCGCGATACCACGTTCAATGTGCCTTTCGTGTGGGGCATGGCCACAGCGATCACACCGCTACCCGGGGGACGTATGCTGGCCTCGGGATATTTTCTTCCGAATGTGGGGAACGACACCTTGCAGTTCGTCAGGCTTCTACCGGATGGTTCACTCGACTCGACCTTCAACAATGTCCTCAATGCACCAAGGGATCTCTTTGGTGCATACGGCGGTCTTTGGCACACAGTATTGCCCGATGATCGTCTGGTTCTGCACGGTAATTTCTCGTCTGTTGACGGGGAGCCGCGAAGTGGAATTGCTCTGCTCGATAGCAATGGACACCTGTCCAACGACGCCTTCACCGGAGATGGCTGCGGGATATACGACGACGGTTTCTATCCTCTCCACGCTACCGCTGGAATGGTCCCCGACCAAAATGGCAACTGGTACATCTACGGCGCCTACATCGGCTGCGACGACGGCACCACCAACGACCCGCAGCAGCGCTTCGTGAGCCGCTTGTACGGGCTGGATGTGGGGGTGTGGGAGCGCGAGGAGCCGTTGCAGGTGGAGCTGTTCCCCAACCCGGCCCACACGAGCACCACGGTGCGGTGGGCCCGGCCGGGCAGCTACCAGCTGCGCCTGCTCGATGTCACCGGCCGCGAGGTTTACCGCTCCGCCCACCAAGGCACCGAGGCCGTCCTGGACCTCGCCGGCCTGCCCGCCGGACCATACGTGATCCAGATCACCGATCAAACCCACCGCCGATGGAGCCGTACGCTGATCGTGGAGCCGTAA
- a CDS encoding enoyl-ACP reductase — MANGLLNGKRGIITGALNDQSIAWKVAELAHAEGARFVLTNAPVAMRMGEIKKLADATGAPVIPADATNDADLEKLFTESTQQLGGPADFVLHSIGMSPNVRKARPYNDLNYDWYKQTLDVSAMSLHRMLQAAEKAGALAHGGSVVALTYIAAQRVFPDYGDMADAKALLESITRSWGYRLGREKRIRVNTVSQSPTMTTAGSGIKGFDGFFGFAQAMSPLGNAPAEDCARFCLALFSDLTRYVTMQNLYHDGGFSTTGVTPEVMAKFTGA; from the coding sequence ATGGCCAACGGACTCCTGAACGGCAAGCGCGGCATCATCACCGGTGCCCTCAACGACCAGAGCATCGCGTGGAAGGTGGCCGAGCTGGCCCACGCCGAAGGCGCGCGCTTCGTGCTGACCAACGCGCCGGTGGCCATGCGCATGGGCGAGATCAAGAAGCTGGCCGACGCCACCGGCGCCCCGGTGATCCCCGCCGACGCCACCAACGACGCCGACCTGGAGAAGCTCTTCACCGAGAGCACCCAGCAGCTGGGCGGACCGGCCGACTTCGTGCTCCACAGCATCGGCATGAGCCCCAACGTGCGCAAGGCGCGGCCCTACAACGACCTCAACTACGACTGGTACAAGCAGACACTGGACGTGAGCGCCATGAGCCTGCACCGCATGCTGCAGGCCGCCGAGAAGGCCGGCGCCCTCGCCCACGGCGGCAGCGTGGTGGCCCTCACCTACATCGCCGCCCAGCGCGTGTTCCCCGACTACGGCGACATGGCCGACGCCAAGGCGTTGCTGGAGAGCATCACCCGCAGCTGGGGCTACCGGCTGGGCCGCGAGAAACGCATCCGCGTGAACACCGTGAGCCAGAGCCCCACCATGACCACCGCCGGCAGCGGCATCAAGGGCTTCGACGGCTTCTTCGGCTTCGCCCAGGCCATGAGCCCGCTGGGCAACGCCCCCGCCGAGGACTGCGCCCGCTTCTGCCTGGCCCTGTTCAGCGACCTCACCCGCTACGTCACCATGCAGAACCTCTACCACGACGGCGGGTTCAGCACCACCGGCGTCACCCCCGAGGTGATGGCCAAGTTCACCGGCGCGTAG
- the bamD gene encoding outer membrane protein assembly factor BamD translates to MSHARSSIASLIAAFAVAVALLAGCGKFNRALKSTDLDLKLRTAQEFHDKGQFEKALPLLEELVSLTRGSSMSERVNYLHAKSYFGLKDYTMSGYYLGNFTRTFPTSQYAEECAFLTAFCHYKNSPSYELDQSDTRSAIDALQLFLIRYPTSALKDSCNTLIDVLRDKLEVKDFEGLKQYHKLRNYQAAGVAAEQFLRTWPNSRFREEAMYLAAESAVLLADNSIESKREERLRAAIKSCDTFADAFPEAERTPDVKRMADACRTKLNASPQSAPTP, encoded by the coding sequence TTGTCCCACGCCCGGTCCTCCATCGCGTCACTGATCGCCGCCTTCGCGGTCGCTGTGGCGCTCCTGGCGGGTTGCGGCAAGTTCAACCGCGCCCTCAAGAGCACCGACCTGGACCTGAAGCTGCGCACCGCGCAGGAGTTCCACGACAAGGGCCAGTTCGAGAAGGCGCTGCCGCTGCTGGAGGAACTGGTGTCGCTCACCCGGGGCTCGTCCATGAGCGAGCGGGTCAATTACCTGCACGCCAAGAGCTACTTCGGGTTGAAGGACTACACCATGTCCGGCTACTACCTGGGCAACTTCACCCGCACGTTCCCCACCAGCCAGTATGCGGAGGAGTGCGCCTTCCTGACGGCCTTTTGCCACTACAAGAACTCGCCCAGCTACGAGCTGGACCAGTCCGATACCCGCTCGGCGATCGATGCGTTGCAGCTCTTCCTGATCCGCTATCCGACCTCGGCCCTGAAGGACAGTTGCAACACCCTGATCGACGTGCTGAGGGACAAGCTCGAGGTCAAGGACTTCGAGGGGTTGAAGCAGTACCACAAGCTGCGCAACTACCAGGCCGCCGGGGTGGCCGCCGAACAGTTCCTGCGCACCTGGCCGAACAGCCGTTTCAGGGAGGAGGCCATGTATCTGGCCGCCGAAAGCGCGGTGCTGCTGGCCGACAACAGCATCGAAAGCAAGCGGGAGGAGCGTTTGCGCGCGGCGATCAAGAGTTGTGATACCTTCGCGGACGCTTTTCCGGAGGCCGAGCGCACCCCCGACGTGAAACGGATGGCCGACGCCTGCCGGACGAAGCTGAACGCATCCCCGCAATCCGCACCGACCCCATGA
- the coaBC gene encoding bifunctional phosphopantothenoylcysteine decarboxylase/phosphopantothenate--cysteine ligase CoaBC, whose protein sequence is MSAALPRRILLGVTGGIAAYKSALLVRALVKAGAEVQVVMTPAAHDFVTPLTLSTLSGRPVLTDLFVRDGSGRWNDHVHLARWADALLVAPASANTLAKMAHGQCDNLLLACFLSATCPVFVAPAMDLEMWRDPATGHNLTLLKERGVRAIGPSHGELASGLVGEGRMTEPDELVHALQEALIGASPWAGRTVLVTAGPTQEPIDPVRYIGNRSSGRMGFAIAEEAARRGARVQLVTGPVQLTAAAAGIVRTDVGTAAEMAEACKAIAPQADVVVMSAAVADFRPAAPATRKVKKGEPLDTLALEPTEDILAWIGAHRRPGQLIVGFALETNDGVAHARGKLQRKGLDLVVMNTLEDAGAGFGHPTNRVTFIAPDTDPQPLPLMSKSDVARALLDRLEALL, encoded by the coding sequence ATGTCCGCCGCGCTGCCTCGCCGCATCCTGCTGGGCGTCACCGGTGGCATCGCCGCCTACAAGTCCGCCCTCCTCGTCCGCGCCCTGGTGAAGGCCGGTGCCGAGGTGCAGGTGGTGATGACCCCCGCGGCGCACGACTTCGTGACCCCGCTCACGCTCAGCACCCTCAGCGGCCGCCCGGTGCTCACCGACCTGTTCGTGCGCGACGGCAGCGGTCGCTGGAACGATCACGTGCACCTGGCCCGCTGGGCCGACGCCCTGCTGGTGGCCCCCGCCAGCGCCAACACCCTGGCCAAGATGGCCCACGGGCAGTGCGACAACCTGCTGCTGGCCTGCTTCCTCAGCGCCACCTGCCCGGTGTTCGTGGCGCCCGCCATGGACCTGGAGATGTGGCGCGACCCCGCCACGGGCCACAACCTGACCCTGCTGAAGGAACGCGGCGTGCGCGCCATCGGGCCGTCACATGGTGAACTGGCCAGCGGGCTGGTGGGCGAGGGGCGGATGACCGAGCCGGACGAGCTTGTCCACGCCCTACAGGAGGCCTTGATCGGTGCTTCGCCCTGGGCCGGACGCACCGTGCTCGTCACCGCCGGGCCCACCCAGGAGCCCATCGATCCCGTGCGCTACATCGGCAACCGGAGCAGCGGCCGCATGGGCTTCGCCATCGCCGAGGAGGCCGCCCGCCGTGGCGCCCGCGTGCAGTTGGTGACCGGTCCGGTGCAGCTCACCGCCGCCGCGGCCGGCATCGTCCGCACCGACGTGGGCACCGCCGCCGAGATGGCCGAGGCCTGCAAGGCCATCGCCCCACAGGCCGATGTGGTGGTGATGAGCGCCGCCGTGGCCGACTTCCGGCCGGCCGCCCCCGCCACCCGCAAGGTGAAGAAGGGCGAGCCGCTGGACACGCTGGCCCTGGAACCCACCGAGGATATCCTGGCGTGGATCGGGGCCCACCGCCGGCCCGGCCAGCTCATCGTGGGCTTCGCCCTGGAGACCAACGACGGCGTCGCACACGCCCGGGGCAAACTGCAGCGCAAAGGCCTCGACCTGGTGGTGATGAACACCCTGGAGGATGCCGGCGCCGGCTTCGGCCACCCCACCAACCGCGTTACCTTCATCGCCCCGGATACCGATCCACAGCCCCTGCCGTTGATGAGCAAGTCCGACGTGGCCCGGGCCCTGTTGGACCGCCTTGAAGCCCTCCTCTGA